From Panicum hallii strain FIL2 chromosome 2, PHallii_v3.1, whole genome shotgun sequence, a single genomic window includes:
- the LOC112879288 gene encoding UDP-glycosyltransferase 90A1-like has protein sequence MAPPAAAAHCQDLHGCELPHVAVFPLMAKGHTIPLLDLACLLRRRGLAAVTLLTTPGNAAFARTALADGGAGDAAVIELPFPAGHAPAGGESAEGVAGASSFAAFAEATSPLRPRFEYALAAMRPPPGLLVADGFLYWAHASAAALGVPSVSFLGTSAFAHVVREACVRDKPGASAQGDDASTGTYTVPEFPHLRFSLADLVPPPLPLMELDAKMAVAVAASHGVIMNTFHDLEGRYIEHWNRQVGPRAWPIGPLCLARQSTSVDHDAHASRPPWMLWLDEKAAAGRAVLYISLGTLAAIPEVQLRQVADGLDRAGVDFLWAVRPNNAHLGIGFEERVEGRGKVVREWVDQREILGHSCVRGFLSHCGWNSVLESVAAGVPLAAWPAEFEQPMNAKFIVDELGIGVRVHSSDGTIGGLVKSNEITRVVRDLMFGEDGMSMASNAAKLARHAQVAVSEGGSSWKAIEDMIRELCATSMARKSMDG, from the coding sequence ATGgcaccccccgccgccgccgcccattgCCAAGACCTCCATGGCTGCGAGCTGCCTCACGTCGCCGTCTTCCCGCTCATGGCGAAAGGCCACACCATCCCGCTCCTGGACCTCGcctgcctcctccgccgccggggGCTCGCCGCCGTCACGCTCCTCACCACCCCGGGCAACGCGGCCTTCGCCCGCACCGCGCTggccgacggcggcgccggggacGCGGCTGTCATCGAGCTCCCGTTCCCGGCCGGCCACGCGCCCGCGGGCGGGGAGAGCGCCGAGGGCGTCGCGGGAGCGTCCTCCTTCGCCGCGTTCGCGGAGGCCACATCGCCGCTGCGCCCGCGGTTCGAGTACGCGCTCGCGGCCATGCGCCCGCCACCGGGCCTCCTCGTCGCCGACGGGTTCCTGTACTGGGCGCACGCGTCGGCCGCCGCGCTCGGCGTCCCGAGCGTGTCGTTCCTGGGCACGTCCGCGTTCGCGCACGTCGTCAGGGAGGCGTGCGTGCGAGACAAGCCCGGAGCCTCGGCACAGGGTGACGACGCGTCCACCGGTACGTACACGGTGCCTGAGTTCCCCCACCTCCGGTTCTCGCTCGCCGACCTCGTCCCGCCGCCACTGCCGCTGATGGAGCTGGATGCCAAGATGGCGGTGGCCGTCGCCGCTAGCCACGGCGTGATCATGAATACCTTCCATGACCTGGAGGGCCGCTACATAGAGCATTGGAACCGGCAGGTTGGACCCAGGGCCTGGCCTATCGGCCCACTATGCTTGGCCCGGCAATCTACCTCTGTTGATCATGATGCTCATGCCAGCAGGCCCCCATGGATGCTCTGGTTGGACGAGAAGGCAGCTGCTGGGAGGGCTGTATTGTACATCTCGCTTGGGACACTGGCAGCCATCCCTGAAGTGCAGCTGAGACAAGTGGCTGACGGGCTAGATCGGGCTGGGGTGGACTTTCTATGGGCTGTGCGGCCTAACAACGCCCACCTTGGCATAGGGTTCGAGGAGCGTGTGGAAGGGAGGGGAAAGGTGGTGAGAGAGTGGGTGGACCAACGAGAAATACTTGGCCACTCATGTGTCCGAGGATTTTTAAGCCACTGCGGGTGGAACTCGGTATTAGAAAGTGTTGCTGCGGGTGTCCCTCTAGCGGCATGGCCAGCTGAGTTTGAACAACCTATGAACGCAAAGTTCATCGTCGACGAGCTAGGAATTGGTGTTAGGGTCCATAGCAGTGATGGAACCATTGGAGGCTTGGTTAAGAGTAACGAGATCACAAGGGTGGTGAGAGACTTGATGTTCGGGGAGGATGGAATGTCGATGGCATCAAACGCGGCAAAGTTAGCAAGACATGCTCAAGTAGCGGTGTCCGAAGGCGGCTCATCGTGGAAAGCGATTGAGGACATGATTAGAGAGCTATGTGCGACGAGCATGGCAAGAAAATCAATGGATGGGTAA
- the LOC112881065 gene encoding uncharacterized protein LOC112881065, with amino-acid sequence MTDSMDEASFIHGKLEIPVKAHRRPASAPSSLVAWPTSRRPASARRLADAPASRRPVGALACRRAGLLRSAARRAGLGRVPVGPRGEGAEPLSPPPPLHAVALQVHRRTGRIYCSGGRSPPRANPPLCPAGSNVPVAGAPPLPTRPNPPCPHFQNHSTAAACDVPKPVRVVKNRGARAGLKGPDGAEYQPEDFTAGVDISPAHEAGRRQGRCSTAQSAGVCLAASSAAWGCALTLELAGEGVCGVDGCAGDREKTKDGLPQSCKRLLASSPIQTLGSRASHDWRNRDVQNSDVYYQNIWNISYWKMSTSRLTVLDFWLNSIDAVHG; translated from the exons ATGACGGATTCTATGGATGAAGCCAGCTTCATCCATGGAAAGTTGGAGATTCCAGTAAAA GCGCACCGCCGGCCCGCTAGCGCGCCAAGCTCGCTAGTCGCCTGGCCTACCAGCCGCCGGCCCGCCAGTGCACGCCGGCTCGCAGACGCGCCAGCCAGTCGTCGGCCCGTAGGCGCGCTGGCCTGCAGACGCGCTGGCCTGCTGCGCTCGGCCGCTCGCCGCGCTGGTCTGGGCCGTGTCCCTGTCGGCCCGCGAGGGGAAGGGGCAGAGCCGctcagcccgccgccgccgctccatgCCGTCGCCCTTCAAGTCCATCGGCGCACCGGCCGGATCTACTGTTCTGGCGGCCGGAGCCCTCCCCGAGCAAATCCGCCGCTCTGCCCGGCCGGATCCaatgttccggtggccggagctcCTCCCCTCCCGACCAGACCCAATCCCCCTTGCCCCCACTTCCAGAACCACTCCACCGCCGCTGCTTGCGACGTCCCAAAACCGGTGCGGGTGGTGAAAAATAGAGGAGCAAGGGCCGGATTGAAGGGGCCAGACGGTGCCGAGTACCAGCCGGAGGACTTCACGGCGGGTGTCGATATTTCCCCAGCGCACGAAGCCGGGAGGCGTCAGGGACGCTGCTCGACGGCCCAGAGTGCCGGTGTCTGTCTGGCCGCGAGTTCAGCAGCATGGGGATGCGCACTGACGCTTGAACTTGCCGGCGAAGGAGTTTGCGGAGTCGACGGATGTGCTGGTGACCGAGAAAAAACAAAGGACGGGCTCCCACAATCATG CAAAAGATTGCTTGCTTCTTCACCAATTCAAACACTTGGCAGCCGTGCTTCCCACGATTGGAGAAATCGAGATGTGCAGAACTCTGATGTCTACTACCAGAACATTTGGAACATCTCGTATTGGAAAATGAGCACATCGAGACTTACAGTTCTGGACTTCTGGTTAAATTCTATCGATGCAGTTCATGGTTGA
- the LOC112883552 gene encoding U-box domain-containing protein 19-like, giving the protein MPPPTPPTGEPKRRRLLALPAVCPCEGIAPAPLLASLLSLAADLASRGAGDAGAFPVLRRGVRQAVRIAGLLLAFLEEIQDATVALALPAPAVLGLTELHVAMQKLRFLLTDCARRGARLWVLVNAGLAASELRAVLGSVAASLDALPKGVVDASVEAGELARLVSEQAWRVPVRPDAGDERAARTVRSILEQFKSGVSPDAEDARRVLKHIGVRTWSECSEEIAFLEDELRTRMDGAGDDSCSDAVLINSLIAFLVYCRVVLFDQIDVNPKADAAARPARCPDWIRPDALQCPITLDLMTDPVTVSTGQTYDRASITRWIKAGCRTCPVTGERLHTADVVPNAALRGIIERMLLSNGVSLPDASSSGHRHGALGNTPAPFGRAAAGAARLAVTYIVAQLSTGSTEERRKATSEARKLCKHSVFYRACLVEANAVPWLLCLLSSTDASVQENAVASLLNLSKHPGGRTALFEAGGVGLVVDVINVGARAEARQNAAAVLFYLSSGPEQAEEIGRIPESIPTLVQLIRDGAHRGRKNAMVSLYGLLQCASNHGKAVAAGAVAALAAVLAVDLDDLAGDAVALLARLAEHPVGAQAVLARPGLVARVVEALATSASRSGKDHCVALLVSLCRHGGEKVVALLGRMPGLMASLYTLVADGSPQTCKRARALLNMIHRHYEMGDAPAAAAPASEAGERVVRVL; this is encoded by the coding sequence ATGCCGCCGCCAACGCCACCAACGGGCGAACCGAAGCGTCGCCGCCTGCTGGCGCTCCCGGCCGTGTGCCCGTGCGAGGGCATCGCGCCGGCGCCTCTActcgcctccctcctctccctcgccgccgaTTTAGCGAGCCGCGGGGCCGGAGACGCTGGCGCCTTCCCCGTGCTCCGCCGCGGCGTGCGGCAGGCGGTGAGGATCGCGGGCCTCCTCCTCGCGTTCCTCGAGGAGATCCAGGACGCGACGGTGGCGCTGGcgctgccggcgccggcggtgctGGGGCTCACGGAGCTGCACGTGGCCATGCAGAAGCTGCGGTTCCTCCTTACGGActgcgcgcggcggggcgcgcgccTGTGGGTGCTCGTCAACGCCGGGCTGGCCGCGTCCGAGCtccgggcggtgctcgggtcCGTCGCGGCATCCTTGGACGCGCTGCCGAAGGGCGTCGTGGATGCGTCAGTGGAGGCCGGGGAGCTCGCGCGGCTGGTGTCGGAGCAGGCGTGGCGCGTGCCGGTGCGCCCGGACGCCGGGGACGAGCGTGCGGCGAGGACCGTGCGGTCGATACTGGAGCAGTTCAAGAGCGGCGTCTCGCCGGACGCCGAGGACGCCCGGCGGGTGCTCAAGCACATCGGGGTTAGGACCTGGTCGGAATGCTCCGAGGAGATTGCTTTCTTGGAGGATGAGCTGCGCACGCGGATGGACGGCGCCGGCGATGACAGCTGCAGCGACGCGGTACTCATCAACAGCTTAATAGCGTTCCTGGTGTACTGCCGCGTCGTGCTGTTCGATCAGATCGACGTGAATCCAAAAGcggacgcggcggcgcggccggccagGTGCCCGGATTGGATCAGACCGGACGCGCTGCAGTGCCCAATCACGCTGGACCTCATGACCGACCCGGTGACCGTGTCCACCGGCCAGACGTACGACCGCGCGTCCATTACTCGATGGATCAAAGCTGGGTGCCGGACGTGCCCGGTCACCGGTGAGCGGCTCCACACCGCCGACGTGGTCCCGAACGCCGCGCTCCGCGGGATCATCGAGCGGATGCTGCTCAGCAACGGCGTCTCGCTTCCCGACGCAAGCAGCTCAGGGCACCGTCACGGCGCGCTCGGCAACACACCGGCGCCGTTCGgacgggccgccgccggcgccgcccggctCGCCGTCACCTACATCGTCGCCCAGCTCTCGACGGGTTCGACGGAGGAGCGGCGGAAGGCGACGAGCGAGGCCCGCAAGTTGTGCAAGCACAGCGTGTTCTACCGCGCGTGCCTCGTGGAGGCGAACGCCGTGCCGTGGCTGCTGTGCCTCCTGTCCTCGACGGACGCCTCCGTGCAGGAGAATGCCGTGGCTTCCCTCCTGAACCTCTCGAAGCACCCGGGGGGCCGGACGGCGCTCTTCGAGGCCGGCGGCGTGGGCCTCGTGGTGGACGTGATCAACGTCGGCGCCAGGGCCGAGGCGCGGCAGAACGCGGCGGCCGTCCTGTTCTACCTCTCGTCGGGCCCCGAGCAGGCCGAGGAGATCGGGCGCATCCCGGAGTCCATCCCGACTCTTGTGCAGCTTATCCGCGACGGCGCGCACCGCGGGCGCAAGAACGCCATGGTGAGCCTCTACGGCCTGCTCCAGTGCGCGAGCAACCACGGCAAGGCCGTCGCGGCCGGCGCCGTGGCCGCGCTCGCGGCGGTGCTGGCCGTGGACCTTGACGACCTTGCCGGCGACGCCGTGGCCCTGCTGGCGAGGCTCGCGGAGCACCCGGTGGGCGCGCAGGCCGTGCTGGCGCGCCCGGGCCTCGTCGCCCGCGTCgtggaggccctcgcgacgtcgGCGTCCCGGTCCGGGAAGGACCACTGCGTGGCGCTACTGGTCTCGCTGTGCCGGCACGGCGGGGAGAAGGTGGTGGCCCTGCTGGGGCGGATGCCGGGGCTGATGGCGTCGCTGTACACGCTGGTGGCCGACGGCAGCCCGCAGACGTGCAAGCGGGCGAGGGCGCTGCTGAACATGATCCACCGGCATTACGAGATGGGcgacgcgccggcggcggcggcgccggcgtcggaggccggcgagcgcgtCGTTCGCGTGCTATAG